From the genome of Bacteroidota bacterium:
AATGTCATAAATTAGTCATTTGATTGTCATTAAGTTACAAAACCCAATGACAGCTTGGCTAAATGACTATTAATGACAATTGAATGACTTTTACATTCACATCCATATTATTAATTCAAAGCCCAAGTATAATGAGTAATACAAAGTTTTCTTAGTGCCACTAATTATTATTCCTTTTTCTTATCATCATCCTTTTTTTTCTTTGGCTCATTATACTTAGTAGAAGGTGCCATAGATTGTGAAATAGAACTTCTCATTTCCGTATCAGAATCAATGTTTTTATATTTCATATAATCCATAATTCCAAGATTTCCGTCTTTAAAAGCATGAGCCATAGCAAGCGGTACCTGAGCTTCAGCTTCAATTACCTTAACTTTCGCTTCTTGGGCTTTAGCTTTTTGTTCTTGTTCATCTGCAACAGCCATAGCACGTTTTTCTTCAGCTTTTGCCTGTGCAATTTGCTTGTCAGCTTCAGCTTGGTCAGCTTGTAATACAGCACCAATATTTTTACCAACATCAATATCTGCAATATCAATAGATAAAATTTCGAATGCTGTACCCGAATCAAGACCTCTTTGAAGAACAAGTTTTGAAATATTATCAGGATTTTCAAGAACCGCTTTATGGTTTTGTGATGAACCGATAGAAGATACTATACCTTCACCTACACGTGCTAATATTGTTTCTTCACCTGCACCACCAACAAGCTGGTTGATATTTGCTCTAACAGTAACTCTTGCTTTTGCAATAAGTTGAATACCATCTTTAGCCATTGCGGCAATAGGTTTTGTATCAATAACACGAGGATTAACAGAAAGTTGTACCGCTTCAAAAACATCTCTTCCTGCAAGATCAATAGCAGTAGCTAATTGGAAACCAAGGTTAATATTTGCTTTATCTGCCGATATCAATGCTTTAATAACATTATCTACATTACCTCCTGCAAGATAATGAGTTTCTACTTCATTAATTGTAACTTTTAGTCCTGCTTTTGTTGAAGTAATCATAGCATTTACAATAATAGATGGAGGTACCTTACGTATCCTCATTAAAA
Proteins encoded in this window:
- the floA gene encoding flotillin-like protein FloA (flotillin-like protein involved in membrane lipid rafts) — its product is MSMLGIVVAVVAILLFIMLFLYFIPVNLWITAVFSGVKVSILQLILMRIRKVPPSIIVNAMITSTKAGLKVTINEVETHYLAGGNVDNVIKALISADKANINLGFQLATAIDLAGRDVFEAVQLSVNPRVIDTKPIAAMAKDGIQLIAKARVTVRANINQLVGGAGEETILARVGEGIVSSIGSSQNHKAVLENPDNISKLVLQRGLDSGTAFEILSIDIADIDVGKNIGAVLQADQAEADKQIAQAKAEEKRAMAVADEQEQKAKAQEAKVKVIEAEAQVPLAMAHAFKDGNLGIMDYMKYKNIDSDTEMRSSISQSMAPSTKYNEPKKKKDDDKKKE